In Halichondria panicea chromosome 13, odHalPani1.1, whole genome shotgun sequence, one genomic interval encodes:
- the LOC135347121 gene encoding uncharacterized protein LOC135347121: MKLLIILACFLFQDLTAECCSSKEGYWCNTTLHRLELGGELACSNGGPLVELTRRVFNAWSVRCADSHSNFILSPFSNTTVMEWIQSSNASYADPANIGGAVLHESLTSLHCPANSFLTGLKMTQDGVLLVACNVLARGYQLDTDECSLQPIPSPHTNQSLTATRPLLFTSLHQTQRAEWEAYLCTMHRVRCEAPVIHQGKTSVDRESEVHVGSLSSGIFLYPGENITVTCNRGLYLKKGLSSTHCQANGSWSMLPVCKRCRPIKNCRINSCTKRANTVCLKCLDSHQPSASGEECYFGPSLFVSPVVWNGNRATISCGATGSPIPVLRFFLNHTEELNSISTMIDETTRTLNLTTEVMGVYRCVASNVVGNKTWLFTVGSSIVYSAPVIVAHEVKGVPSRSYFICPIPLNDDSLFPCNTRGNPVPIHSWWYKTNGTFVPISLIDGGRWHQYSNGSLLIRRVQPSDKGEYKCIARNTLGIAQQTYHINVWDPRTGHHYVGGSLPKDPVIVNWTTNYTVAAHHPLTMYCNITPSHNLTVTWLKGQQYIDPALVNDEGELYLATVSHNDTGVYGCAVFDLQGELLDYKGTVVFVFDSPQVNTSTLSTTAVLYTMSRTSTSQSESTAYTMDQSDSSTSNCNLTSWILIATFCTLLYNYL; encoded by the exons ATGAAATTGTTGATCATTTTGGCTTGCTTCTTATTCCAAGACCTTACAGCAG AATGTTGCAGCAGCAAGGAAGGCTACTGGTGCAATACAACTCTGCACAGACTGGAGCTGGGGGGAGAGCTGGCCTGCTCTAATGGAGGTCCTCTAGTGGAGTTAACCAG GAGAGTGTTCAACGCATGGAGTGTGAGGTGTGCAGACTCTCATTCCAATTTCATCCTCTCTCCATTCTCAAACACGACCGTTATGGAGTGGATTCAATCCTCAAACGCCTCATATGCTGACCCAGCAAATATTGGCGGTGCAGTGCTTCATGAGAGCCTAACCTCACTGCACTGTCCAGCGAATAGCTTCCTTACTGGACTCAAAATGACCCAGGATGGAGTGCTATTGGTAGCGTGCAATGTTCTGGCCCGGGGCTATCAGCTGGACACTGACGAGTGTTCCCTCCAACCCAtaccctccccccacaccaACCAATCACTCACTGCAACTAGACCACTACTCTTCACCTCACTCCACCAAACACAGAG AGCCGAGTGGGAAGCATATCTCTGTACCATGCACAGAG ttCGCTGTGAGGCCCCGGTGATACATCAAGGCAAGACGTCAGTGGATCGCGAGTCGGAGGTGCATGTCGGGTCACTCTCCTCAGGTATCTTCCTCTACCCAGGAGAGAACATCACAGTCACCTGTAATAGAGGTTTATACCTGAAGAAAGGCCTCTCCAGTACACACTGTCAGGCTAATGGATCCTGGAGCATGCTACCTGTGTGCAAAC GTTGTCGACCTATCAAGAATTGCAGAATTAATTCCTGTACAAAGCGAGCTAACACTGTCTGCCTGAAATGTCTTGACTCACACCAACCCAGTGCTTCAGGGGAGGAATGCTACT TCGGACCCTCTTTGTTCGTATCCCCTGTCGTATGGAATGGGAACAGAGCCACAATCTCATGTGGAGCAACGGGAAGTCCCATTCCTGTACTAAGGTTTTTCTTAAATCACACGGAGGAACTAAACTCAATCAGTACTATGATCGACGAGACTACACGTACTTTGAACCTTACCACTGAGGTGATGGGAGTGTACAGATGCGTGGCCAGCAATGTGGTAGGCAACAAGACATGGTTATTCACAGTAG GCTCGAGTATTGTATATAGTGCCCCAGTCATCGTGGCTCACGAGGTCAAAGGTGTTCCTTCTCGGTCGTATTTTATTTGTCCAATACCACTGAACGATGATTCCCTATTCCCCTGCAATACACGAGGGAATCCAGTCCCaatccactcctggtggtacAAGACAAA CGGCACCTTCGTACCAATCTCCCTGATTGATGGTGGACGGTGGCACCAGTATTCCAATGGATCCCTCCTAATAAGAAGAGTCCAACCTTCAGACAAAGGGGAATATAAGTGCATCGCTAGAAACACGCTAGGGATCGCTCAGCAAACATACCATATCAATGTGTGGG ACCCACGGACAGGCCATCACTACGTGGGTGGTAGCCTTCCCAAAGACCCAGTGATCGTCAATTGGACCACCAACTACACGGTCGCCgcccaccaccccctcacaatGTACTGTAACATCACGCCCTCACACAACCTAACAGTCACATGGTTAAAAGGTCAACAATATATCGACCCGGCTCTCGTTAACGATGAGGGGGAGCTCTACCTAGCAACCGTCTCTCATAACGACACGGGTGTGTACGGCTGTGCTGTTTTTGATCTTCAAGGAGAACTGTTGGATTACAAAGGGACCGTCGTGTTTGTGTTCG ATTCTCCTCAAGTGAACACCTCCACTCTTAGTACAACTGCCGTATTGTATACGATGTCACGAACCTCCACTAGCCAATCAGAATCCACGGCGTACACAATGGACCAATCAGATTCATCTACAAGTAACTGTAACTTAACCAGCTGGATACTGATCGCAACATTCTGCACATTGTTGTACAATTATCTCTGA